Proteins encoded by one window of Cannabis sativa cultivar Pink pepper isolate KNU-18-1 chromosome 4, ASM2916894v1, whole genome shotgun sequence:
- the LOC115714318 gene encoding aspartyl protease family protein 1, producing the protein MAATSNFVLGKALVYFLTLFLVVLCRGSVSCYGFGTFGFDIHHKFSDPVRGILGFDEVPQKGTVDYYKVLVHGDHLIKGRHLASDDQTTPLAFYPGNDTVQLGGPFGYLHYANISVGTPSSSYLVALDTGSDLFWLPCDCTSCVRGIRSGDEITEFNIFSPNASSTSKKVSCNSSLCDLQRRCPSQTSTCPYQVVYLSNGTSSTGYLVEDVLHLTTDDSKLKGVKAPITFGCGTVQTGSFLEGAAPNGLIGLGIEAISVPSLLAKEGYTSNSFSMCFGREGLGRIRFGDNGSVDQGETPFSLRETHPTYNVTITQINVGGTDANLEFSAIFDSGTSFTYLNDPAYTQISESFNKMANEDRHSSNSSIPFEYCYVLRPNQTSFEYPALNFTMKGGHVYPVKESIVVASDNGTLIYCLGVVKSENVNIIGQNFMTGYRITFDREKLILGWKDSNCFDEEETSTLPIKPSSSPAMSPAGTLSPEATSGSVNNTIKPEAAPPRNHSSKLNSFSFMFILLIICQFFVIV; encoded by the exons ATGGCAGCTACTTCTAACTTTGTTTTAGGTAAAGCTCTAGTATATTTTTTAACGTTATTTTTAGTAGTATTGTGTAGGGGTTCTGTGAGCTGTTATGGTTTCGGGACTTTCGGTTTCGATATCCACCATAAATTTTCGGATCCCGTAAGGGGAATTCTCGGGTTCGATGAGGTGCCACAGAAGGGGACTGTGGATTATTATAAGGTTTTGGTCCATGGAGACCATCTAATCAAGGGTCGACACCTCGCCTCTGATGATCAGACCACACCCCTCGCCTTCTACCCTGGCAACGACACAGTACAGCTTGGTGGCCCGTTTGGATA TTTGCATTATGCCAATATATCAGTGGGGACGCCCAGTTCATCATACCTTGTGGCCTTAGACACTGGAAGCGATTTATTCTGGTTACCATGTGATTGTACCAGTTGTGTGCGTGGAATAAGGTCTGGAGATGAG ATAACAGAGTTTAACATCTTCAGCCCCAATGCATCATCGACAAGTAAGAAAGTATCTTGCAACAGCAGCTTGTGTGATCTACAACGACGATGCCCTTCCCAAACTAGCACTTGTCCTTATCAAGTTGTGTATCTTTCTAATGGCACATCATCTACTGGGTACTTGGTAGAGGATGTATTACACTTGACTACTGATGATTCTAAATTGAAAGGTGTTAAGGCTCCCATTACTTTTGG TTGTGGTACAGTTCAGACTGGTTCATTTTTAGAAGGTGCTGCTCCCAACGGTTTAATTGGGCTTGGTATAGAGGCTATATCTGTCCCCAGTCTCTTAGCAAAAGAAGGGTACACTTCAAATTCTTTCTCCATGTGTTTTGGACGCGAGGGCTTAGGCAGAATCAGATTTGGAGACAATGGAAGCGTGGACCAAGGAGAAACACCATTTAGTCTTAGAGAAACACA TCCAACTTACAATGTCACTATCACTCAAATAAATGTGGGAGGTACCGATGCTAACCTTGAATTCAGTGCAATATTTGACTCTGGTACCTCATTTACATATCTAAATGATCCGGCTTATACACAGATCTCTGAGAGT TTTAATAAAATGGCAAACGAAGATCGGCATTCAAGTAATTCTAGTATCCCCTTTGAGTATTGTTATGTCTTAAG GCCAAACCAAACTTCCTTTGAATATCCCGCCCTGAATTTCACGATGAAAGGCGGTCATGTTTACCCTGTGAAGGAGTCAATTGTTGTGGCTTCTGATAAT GGTACACTTATCTACTGTCTGGGTGTTGTCAAAAGCGAAAATGTTAATATCATTGGAC AAAACTTCATGACTGGTTATCGTATAACTTTTGATCGTGAGAAATTGATCTTGGGCTGGAAGGATTCTAACT GTTTCGATGAAGAAGAAACCTCAACGCTTCCGATCAAGCCATCTAGTTCTCCTGCTATGTCCCCTGCTGGCACCCTAAGCCCAGAAGCTACATCAGGCAGTGTCAACAATACTATCAAACCAGAAGCTGCGCCGCCCAGAAACCATTCGTCGAAACTTAACTCTTTCTCATTTATGTTCATTCTACTGATTATTTGTCAATTCTTTGTCATTGTTTGA